In a genomic window of Glycine max cultivar Williams 82 chromosome 13, Glycine_max_v4.0, whole genome shotgun sequence:
- the LOC100781931 gene encoding uncharacterized protein, with protein MASSIQCSVWVPSLPNTNTIRFLSVNPNSVTFSSSSLTRIRASSSSPTVEEAAMNIDNLRRFINLNSGKWNGSFYQFDSCGNMLQQLSTKLSASSYGEDELMSLIQTLYIKQPSSSTSISGDDNDAEWAEYKIKETNMFTVDKYQQIGFFPSEKAFALRYQTAGMLETVLRQGVLGEDDTGEESPRNLKLPSRRPSVVCENCLYSLERDMRARAFHILEPKGTVDMLILFLEERSDGAPPLLDSYRDAKSRIIPFLGKWKGHSITKRSGVYGSTIANADTVVLHDMDDNGQLMQDVTSSSTFDGENVTTNVHWTGTVSDYLVTFDGGYQMILLPGGMYMGCPCDVAKSVAESKSFHLEFCWLETPDKRQRLVRTYDVQGLAVSSTYFLETKL; from the exons ATGGCTTCTTCTATTCAGTGTTCAGTTTGGGTTCCTTCCCTTCCCAACACTAACACCATTCGCTTTCTTTCTGTTAACCCAAACTCTGttactttctcttcttcttcccttaccAGAATCAGAGCCTCCTCTTCCTCCCCAACCGTCGAAGAAGCCGCTATGAACATCGACAACCTCCGACGTTTCATCAACCTTAACTCCGGAAAGTGGAACGGCTCTTTCTAT CAATTTGATTCATGTGGGAATATGTTGCAACAACTGAGTACCAAGCTTTCTGCTAGCTCTTATGGGGAAGATGAACTCATGAGTCTCATTCAAAC GCTGTATATTAAACAACCTTCATCAAGTACTTCAATTTCTGGAGATGACAATGATGCAGAATGGGCAGAGTACAAAATTAAGGAAACCAATATGTTTACTGTTGACAAATATCAACAA ATAGGCTTTTTCCCATCTGAGAAAGCATTTGCACTGAGGTATCAAACAGCTGGCATGTTGGAAACAGTATTAAGGCAAGGTGTTCTTGGAGAAGATGACACTGGTGAAGAATCACCAAG AAATCTCAAGCTTCCCTCTCGGCGACCTTCTGTTGTATGTGAGAATTGCCTGTACTCTCTAGAGAGAGATATGCGAGCAAGAGCCTTTCACATTTTGGAGCCAAAAGGCACTGTAGATATGCTTATCCTCTTCCTAGAGGAAAGAAGTGATGGGGCTCCTCCTCTACTTGATAGTTATAGG GATGCGAAGAGTAGGATTATACCTTTTCTTGGTAAATGGAAAGGTCATTCCATCACAAAACGAAGTGGTGTGTATGGATCTACAATTGCTAATGCTGATACTGTTGTGTTGCACGATATGGATGACAATGGCCAACTTATGCAG GATGTTACTTCAAGTTCAACTTTTGATGGGGAAAATGTTACTACCAATGTGCATTGGACTGGCACAGTATCAGACTATTTGGTTACATTTGATGGAGGTTATCAGATGATACTATTACCCGGTGGCATGTACATGGGGTGCCCTTGTGATGTAGCAAAAAGTGTGGCAGAATCAAAATCGTTCCATTTGGAGTTCTGTTGGTTGGAGACACCTGACAAGAGGCAAAGGCTTGTTCGCACGTATGATGTGCAAGGCTTGGCTGTCTCATCTACTTATTTTCTTGAGACCAAATTGTGA